The genomic segment TATCTGCACAAACAAACTCATGTCGCACTCCCCTCAAAGTAACCCAGCTGCAACCTAGTTGTTTCACGATCCCTGCTTGTTTCATCCTTACTCTCATTCTTGAGACATCACTCCATTTACCGGCAGAAGCATATATATTTGACAACAAAACGTAAGCAGCACTGCAATTCGGTTCAAGATCAAGGATCGATTTTGCAGCCCTTTCAGCCACTCCTAAGTTAGAATGCATCCTACAAGCACTAAGCAAAGCTAGCCATACTATAGAATTCGGTTTTACcttcatatttttaattagttcCTCTGCTTCTTCCAATTTACCACATCTACTCAGGACATCAACCATACAAACATAGTGCTGAAGCTTTATCGCAGTGGATTTATATCGACTAATATACTCGAAAAAGCATCTAGCTTTTTGCAACATCCCAGAATGGCTGCAAGCAGAAAGCAACCCCGTGAATGAAATCTCATCCGGATCAACTTCATCACGTATCATCCGGCTAAAGAGTGTGAGAACCAACTTACCTTGACCATGCTTTGCAGATCCAACAATAATGGAGTTCCATGAGACGACATTTTTCTCACCAATATTACTAAATGCAGCTACAGCATCATTAATACTCCCACATACAGTATACATTACAATTAGAGAATTACCAACAAATACATCAGAGCCCAGACCTAGCTTGACAGACACGGCATGGATCTCTTTACCCTTGTCTAGAGCCTCTAATCCACTGCACGAATTCAAAGCACTAGTGAAAGATGATTGATTTGGGAGGACAGCCATTCGTATCATGTCTCCAAAAACCATCAATGCAGATTCATGCTTATGGTTCAAGCCATAACCAGTCAAGAGAGCTGTCCATATTACCACATTCCCATGCAGTTTCTCATTGAAAACCTTGCAAGCATTTTCCATTTGCTTGCAGTTTGCATAAAAAGTTAAAAGCGAAGTACATATAAATTCATCAAAAGAAAACCCCAATTTAACTACTTGGCAATGAGTTTGAACACCCAAATGCAAAGCCATGACATTTGCACAAGCTCTCAACACACAAGAAACCGTGTTTGAACTCAGCTTAACACCAAAACCCACcatctttttataaaaaattaaagcttcatcATTTCTTCCATTATAATCCAACCCATCAATCATTGAAGTCCATGAAATTACATTCCTAGATGGCATCTTTCTAAACAAATTAACCGCCTCATCAACTCTACCAGACTTCAAATACCCATAAATCATTGAATTCCACGCCGCAACATCCTTCACAGGCATCTCAAAAAACAACCTCTCAGCCACCTCGATTTTCCCAAACTGCAAATACCCATTTACCATTGTCGTCCAAGAAACAACATTCCGTCCAGGCATTTCATCGAAAAGCTTCTTGGCCGTAATTAAATCCCCGCCATTCAAACACCCTTTAATCATTGAATTCCACGAAACGGTATCTCTCACCGGCATTTTCTCGAACAGTTGAATTGCATCGTCAAGCCGATGATTCAACGCATACCCGTCGATCATCATGGTGTATAAATGCACCCCAGGGTATGGGATTTTGTTTAAAACCTCACGAGCTTCATCCAATCTTCGGTTCTTTAGGTGATCGGAGagtaaaaatttatatttggGGGAATGAGAATTTGCATTACAAGAAATTGTAGTGAAAGATTCCGAAGGAAGATTGAGATACTGAAAAAGGGTATTTGATTGTTTGGGTTTTTGAATAAAAGCGCGCGAGATTTTGACAGTACTTCTGTTCATAAGAACTGTCACTAAAACCGAAGAACAAAGCAAACAATTTTCAAAGAGTACTCAGCAATGGGAGAGagcaattaataaataaaaattaattctattCCATTCCGTTCGATTACTTTTAAAAATTCAAGCAAGTATTTTAATATTGGTTAAAATTTGCTATTAGCCCCTATACTTTGacaaattttgagatttagtccatatttaaaaaaaaggtaaaaatagtcttattttttatttaaaaatcccaattcaattattaaaatagtgGATAATATATGGATAATACAAATTCTAATTGACCGAGCCTAATTCTATTCTAATTGTTTTGTTCCAAAGCAAAGATATCCACTAAGTGATTCGCCCTATTTAGGTATTCATGATCGAGAAGATCTGAATTCTCTTTCGGATAGGTCCTGGAAGGAGAAGAAAAGCTAGAATGCCGCTAGGCATCTATTATTGAATTCACCCAACCCGATAGTACCCATTTTTAGAATGTCCAATGCCAAAGTCATGAAATGGGTAAGTTGTCAATGCTTAGAACAAACTATGTAATGTACTTTATCTACTGGGTTATGGGGGCATTTTACGGAGGTTTATATTGTATCAATTTACCTTTGTGTGCGTGATTCCTATTGAAGCATATAATTGTGTTAtaggattgaaaaaaaaatgttaacttgacaaattttgacaaaaactACTGACAATAATAATTATTGGACTaagattttttaaattgaaaaattaagaggatttaatttttaaagtacAGAGACCAATTCTCAAAttctatacaagttcagggactaacagcagaatttaacctttaatatttattataatggCTAGTGAATTTAATTGAGCATTCTTAATTTTAAGCATACATATTgcttctaaaaaataaaaaaagaatttcaattcaagtaaaatttaaatatttaaattcaactttttacatataaacaaatttaattgaGTGTTATGGAATCAAATTCAAAGTTTTAATTGgctattatatatgtatatattattgcaaaagaataaaattttattatgaaaaaaaaggaaatttattattttcaaaaagaaCTTTTACtactaaatatataaaactaatcTTTGAACTTTGCTACGTCTAATGTAAAATCCATCTAGGTATATATCCCATGATATACTGTAGATGACCGATAAGAACTACTATGTCTGCAATAACAATAAATATGATACGATCGAAGAATATGCTTTAAA from the Gossypium hirsutum isolate 1008001.06 chromosome D09, Gossypium_hirsutum_v2.1, whole genome shotgun sequence genome contains:
- the LOC107891732 gene encoding pentatricopeptide repeat-containing protein At5g46460, mitochondrial isoform X1; translated protein: MNRSTVKISRAFIQKPKQSNTLFQYLNLPSESFTTISCNANSHSPKYKFLLSDHLKNRRLDEAREVLNKIPYPGVHLYTMMIDGYALNHRLDDAIQLFEKMPVRDTVSWNSMIKGCLNGGDLITAKKLFDEMPGRNVVSWTTMVNGYLQFGKIEVAERLFFEMPVKDVAAWNSMIYGYLKSGRVDEAVNLFRKMPSRNVISWTSMIDGLDYNGRNDEALIFYKKMVGFGVKLSSNTVSCVLRACANVMALHLGVQTHCQVVKLGFSFDEFICTSLLTFYANCKQMENACKVFNEKLHGNVVIWTALLTGYGLNHKHESALMVFGDMIRMAVLPNQSSFTSALNSCSGLEALDKGKEIHAVSVKLGLGSDVFVGNSLIVMYTVCGSINDAVAAFSNIGEKNVVSWNSIIVGSAKHGQGKLVLTLFSRMIRDEVDPDEISFTGLLSACSHSGMLQKARCFFEYISRYKSTAIKLQHYVCMVDVLSRCGKLEEAEELIKNMKVKPNSIVWLALLSACRMHSNLGVAERAAKSILDLEPNCSAAYVLLSNIYASAGKWSDVSRMRVRMKQAGIVKQLGCSWVTLRGVRHEFVCADRSHPLSEKIYQKLDWLGGKLKEFGYVPDESFALHDVEDEQKKEMLLYHSERLAVAFGLVTTAEGSTITVMKNLRACGDCHSAIKLIAKIVGREIIVRDSTRFHHFRNGMCSCGDYW
- the LOC107891732 gene encoding pentatricopeptide repeat-containing protein At5g46460, mitochondrial isoform X2 encodes the protein MNRSTVKISRAFIQKPKQSNTLFQYLNLPSESFTTISCNANSHSPKYKFLLSDHLKNRRLDEAREVLNKIPYPGVHLYTMMIDGYALNHRLDDAIQLFEKMPVRDTVSWNSMIKGCLNGGDLITAKKLFDEMPGRNVVSWTTMVNGYLQFGKIEVAERLFFEMPVKDVAAWNSMIYGYLKSGRVDEAVNLFRKMPSRNVISWTSMIDGLDYNGRNDEALIFYKKMVGFGVKLSSNTVSCVLRACANVMALHLGVQTHCQVVKLGFSFDEFICTSLLTFYANCKQMENACKVFNEKLHGNVVIWTALLTGYGLNHKHESALMVFGDMIRMAVLPNQSSFTSALNSCSGLEALDKGKEIHAVSVKLGLGSDVFVGNSLIVMYTVCGSINDAVAAFSNIGEKNVVSWNSIIVGSAKHGQGKLVLTLFSRMIRDEVDPDEISFTGLLSACSHSGMLQKARCFFEYISRYKSTAIKLQHYVCMVDVLSRCGKLEEAEELIKNMKVKPNSIVWLALLSACRMHSNLGVAERAAKSILDLEPNCSAAYVLLSNIYASAGKWSDVSRMRVRMKQAGIVKQLGCSWVTLRGVRHEFVCADRSHPLSEKIYQKLDWLGGKLKEFGYVPDESFALHDVEDEQKKEMLLYHSERLAVAFGLVTTAEGSTITVMKNLRACGDCHSAIKLIAKIVGREIISTKK